AAGACCGCTGTCTACTGCCTACTGCTTACTGATAAATGTTTATAGACCAGGTGGAGATTCAAGTTAAAGGAGGCGACGGGGGCAACGGTGTCGTAAGCTTCAGGCGTGAACCCTTTGTTCCTTACGGAGGGCCTGATGGCGGCGACGGAGGAAAGGGGGGCGATGTCATCCTGAAGGCTGATCCTGGGTTAAACACCCTGGTCGATCTTCAATCTCGGATTTGCTGTCGGGCTCAGAATGGCCGAGCCGGCGGTCCTAAAAAACAATTCGGGGCAAATGGGCAAGATATAGTTATTCCGGTCCCGGTAGGCACAGAGGTATATGAAGTGGAGCATGGAAACCGGCTGGCCGATCTGACCGAACCAGGCCAGGAGATAATTGTCGCTTACGGTGGCCGAGGAGGAAGGGGAAATACGCATTTTGCCACCAGCACCAATAGAGCACCCCGTCAGGCTGAGCCGGGTGAGGAAGGAGAGGCCTTTACCCTTCGATTGGAACTGAAGCTCCTGGCTGATGTGGGATTATTAGGCTACCCCAATGTGGGGAAGTCAACCCTGCTTTCCCGTCTGTCCCGAGCACGACCTAAGATCGCACCTTATCCTTTTACTACTCTTTCTCCTAACTTAGGCATCGTTAAAATTGAAGACTGGAAATCTTTTGTCCTGGCGGACATACCCGGACTTATCGCCGGGGCCCACCGGGGAGTCGGTCTGGGAGATAGATTTCTGCGCCACATTGAACGCACGCGCCTCTTAATTCACCTTTTAGACGGTTCGGCTGCCGCCG
This region of bacterium genomic DNA includes:
- the obgE gene encoding GTPase ObgE, which translates into the protein MFIDQVEIQVKGGDGGNGVVSFRREPFVPYGGPDGGDGGKGGDVILKADPGLNTLVDLQSRICCRAQNGRAGGPKKQFGANGQDIVIPVPVGTEVYEVEHGNRLADLTEPGQEIIVAYGGRGGRGNTHFATSTNRAPRQAEPGEEGEAFTLRLELKLLADVGLLGYPNVGKSTLLSRLSRARPKIAPYPFTTLSPNLGIVKIEDWKSFVLADIPGLIAGAHRGVGLGDRFLRHIERTRLLIHLLDGSAAAAVDSFYSLNKELQLYNPTLVEKPQIIAVNKMDLAESQQNFDQIKESLSTYSIFPISALTGQGLSELVKEVDGQLSQLPLPEKKPVSVWKKRYGAPKTKPAFTIRREKGIYILSGSRIEKALAMADLKTHQGLETWRKALNRMGVNEALLQEGVKIGDTVLIGKVEFEFQPEDRGQRS